The following coding sequences are from one Sphingomonas sp. OV641 window:
- a CDS encoding LysR substrate-binding domain-containing protein, with protein sequence MIRDLVTLRLFVRAAESGTLSEAAELSNLALAAASRRIAMMEERFGVRLFRRSRQGLALTPAGAVLFERARALLEQVRSIEGELADFAGGMRGTIRIQTNPSAIIQFLPADLAAFAAERPDVRLDLEENMSSEIVSAVTDGRADLGIIIGGTPAPQLDTLPYRTDHLALLAPRGYLPGRTEIAFAEVQDQDFIGLLNSTALTRTLVEQAARAEVSLRLRMQVRSFDGVCRMVEAGFGHGILPLIAARGFAASMKLDVVPLSDTWATRQMLLCLPSGVQAGSLVALLASHLEQLASDRPLLT encoded by the coding sequence GTGATCAGAGATCTCGTCACCCTTCGGTTGTTCGTCCGCGCGGCGGAAAGCGGAACGCTCAGCGAGGCTGCGGAGCTGTCAAATCTCGCGCTCGCCGCGGCGTCGCGACGGATCGCCATGATGGAGGAGCGGTTCGGCGTTCGCCTGTTTCGCAGAAGCCGGCAGGGGCTCGCCCTCACGCCCGCGGGCGCCGTTCTGTTCGAGCGGGCACGGGCTTTGCTGGAACAGGTACGCTCGATCGAGGGCGAACTGGCGGATTTCGCGGGCGGCATGCGCGGCACGATCCGGATCCAGACCAATCCGTCGGCCATCATTCAGTTTCTGCCGGCCGATCTGGCCGCGTTCGCCGCGGAGCGACCGGACGTGAGGCTCGATCTGGAGGAGAATATGAGCTCGGAGATCGTCAGCGCCGTGACGGACGGGCGCGCCGATCTTGGCATCATCATCGGCGGCACGCCGGCGCCGCAACTCGATACGCTTCCCTATCGCACCGATCACCTCGCGTTGCTCGCGCCGCGCGGCTATCTGCCCGGCCGCACCGAAATCGCCTTCGCCGAAGTGCAGGATCAGGATTTCATCGGGCTGCTCAACTCGACCGCCCTGACCCGGACGCTGGTGGAGCAGGCGGCACGCGCCGAAGTGTCGCTGCGCCTGCGCATGCAGGTCCGCAGCTTCGATGGCGTCTGCCGGATGGTGGAAGCGGGCTTCGGCCACGGCATATTGCCGCTGATCGCGGCGCGCGGGTTTGCCGCGTCGATGAAGCTCGATGTGGTGCCGCTTTCCGACACTTGGGCGACAAGGCAGATGCTGCTCTGCCTGCCATCGGGCGTACAGGCCGGCTCCCTCGTCGCACTGCTGGCCAGTCACTTGGAACAACTGGCCAGCGACAGGCCGTTACTTACCTGA